One Thalassotalea hakodatensis DNA segment encodes these proteins:
- the cysB gene encoding HTH-type transcriptional regulator CysB produces MKLQQLRYIVEVQNNNLNVSATAESLFTSQPGISKQVRMLEDELGIQIFGRSGKHLTHVTPAGKEVINIATEILSKVEAIKAVAREHTQPDEGKLRIATTHTQARYALPDVIQGFMKKYAKVTLHMYQGTPAQISDAATKGEADFAIATESFHLYNDLVMLPCYHWNRSIIVRPDHPLAKKKTLTIEDIAQYSLVTYVFGFTGRSELDEAFKRAGVEPKIAFTATDADVIKTYVRMGVGIGVIATMAMDSELDKDLVTLDASHLFKASTTKIGFRRGTFLRGYMFDFIERFAPHLNRDLVTRAVLLKNNAEIEELFQNIELPIR; encoded by the coding sequence ATGAAGCTGCAACAACTCCGTTATATCGTCGAAGTACAAAACAATAATTTAAACGTTTCTGCTACTGCAGAAAGTTTATTTACCTCTCAACCAGGTATCAGTAAACAGGTACGCATGTTAGAAGATGAGCTAGGGATCCAGATATTTGGTCGTAGCGGTAAACATCTCACTCATGTAACCCCTGCGGGTAAAGAGGTGATCAACATTGCGACGGAAATTCTATCGAAAGTTGAAGCAATTAAAGCGGTTGCTCGAGAGCACACTCAGCCCGATGAAGGTAAGCTTAGAATTGCCACGACACATACACAAGCAAGATATGCTTTACCTGATGTTATTCAAGGTTTCATGAAAAAATATGCGAAAGTAACGTTGCATATGTATCAAGGAACGCCAGCCCAAATTAGTGATGCGGCCACTAAAGGTGAAGCCGACTTTGCAATCGCGACAGAGTCATTCCACCTTTATAACGATTTAGTGATGCTACCTTGTTACCATTGGAATCGTAGTATTATTGTTAGACCTGATCACCCACTTGCTAAGAAAAAAACCTTAACCATTGAAGATATTGCACAATATTCATTGGTGACTTATGTCTTTGGTTTTACTGGGCGTTCAGAACTTGACGAAGCCTTTAAAAGAGCTGGTGTTGAGCCCAAAATTGCCTTTACTGCAACAGACGCTGATGTGATCAAAACCTATGTAAGAATGGGGGTAGGTATTGGTGTGATTGCAACCATGGCGATGGATTCTGAATTAGATAAAGACCTTGTTACGTTAGATGCAAGTCACCTGTTTAAAGCCAGTACGACTAAAATTGGTTTTAGACGCGGAACATTTTTACGTGGTTATATGTTTGATTTTATTGAGCGATTTGCTCCGCATTTAAATCGCGACTTGGTGACAAGAGCAGTATTATTAAAGAATAACGCTGAAATCGAAGAGTTGTTTCAAAATATCGAATTACCTATTCGGTAA
- a CDS encoding L-serine ammonia-lyase, producing the protein MISVFDMFSIGIGPSSSHTVGPMKAAKLFVDHLIEQQLIDDVDRFKVELFGSLGQTGVGHGTGKAVILGLFGETPEGIAVSSIERIVDQVNKTEVITLSSGREVQFPKSDAIIYHRRKTLPAHANAMTLYAYQDDEVIFEETYYSIGGGFIVQDCDFEKEKDKALSLHSNIVRPHKFSSADELIGMAAEKGLSISTIMMENEKCLADEKVIRKELINIWQAMKDSVERGMKTEGILPGGLKVTRRAPALYRSLSVESNNDPLSAMDWVNLFALAVNEENAAGSRVVTAPTNGAAGIIPAVLCYYDKFIRPVTDEDCIRYLLTAAAIGILYKTNATISGAEGGCQAEVGVACSMAAGALTEVMGGSPKQVENAAEIGMEHNLGLTCDPVGGLVQVPCIERNAMGSVKAINASRLALRGTGTQKVSLDKVIKTMWETGNDMKTKYKETSRGGLAVNIIEC; encoded by the coding sequence ATGATTAGTGTATTTGATATGTTTTCAATAGGCATTGGCCCTTCTAGCTCTCATACGGTAGGTCCAATGAAAGCAGCAAAATTATTTGTTGATCACCTTATAGAACAGCAATTAATTGATGATGTAGATCGGTTTAAAGTTGAGCTATTTGGCTCATTAGGACAAACAGGTGTCGGCCACGGCACAGGTAAAGCCGTTATATTAGGTTTATTTGGTGAAACCCCTGAAGGTATCGCGGTCTCTTCTATTGAGCGCATTGTTGATCAGGTCAATAAAACAGAAGTGATCACATTATCTTCAGGCAGAGAAGTTCAGTTTCCGAAATCAGACGCGATCATTTATCACCGAAGAAAAACCTTACCTGCTCACGCTAACGCAATGACGTTATATGCTTATCAAGATGATGAAGTTATTTTTGAAGAAACCTATTACTCGATTGGCGGTGGCTTTATCGTGCAAGATTGTGACTTTGAAAAAGAAAAAGATAAAGCACTTTCCTTACATAGTAATATTGTTCGTCCGCATAAATTCTCAAGTGCTGATGAGCTCATTGGTATGGCTGCTGAGAAAGGCTTAAGTATCAGCACAATCATGATGGAAAACGAAAAATGTTTGGCTGATGAAAAAGTCATTAGAAAAGAGTTAATTAATATTTGGCAAGCCATGAAAGACAGTGTTGAGCGTGGCATGAAAACCGAAGGTATTTTACCTGGCGGCTTAAAAGTAACCCGCAGAGCGCCAGCGTTATATCGATCGTTATCTGTTGAAAGTAATAATGACCCACTAAGTGCGATGGACTGGGTAAATCTATTTGCGCTTGCGGTCAATGAAGAAAATGCCGCAGGTAGCCGAGTTGTTACAGCACCTACAAACGGCGCTGCTGGCATTATTCCTGCGGTGTTATGCTATTACGACAAATTTATCAGACCAGTAACCGATGAAGACTGTATTCGTTATTTATTAACGGCAGCAGCAATCGGTATTTTATATAAAACAAATGCCACGATTTCAGGCGCGGAAGGTGGCTGCCAGGCTGAAGTTGGTGTCGCTTGTTCAATGGCAGCAGGTGCATTAACCGAAGTAATGGGCGGTAGTCCTAAACAGGTAGAAAATGCAGCCGAAATTGGTATGGAGCATAATCTTGGTTTAACTTGTGACCCAGTAGGAGGCTTAGTTCAAGTACCTTGTATTGAAAGAAATGCTATGGGGTCAGTAAAAGCAATTAATGCTTCACGTTTAGCATTGAGAGGTACCGGTACACAAAAAGTATCTTTAGACAAAGTTATAAAAACCATGTGGGAAACCGGTAATGACATGAAGACTAAGTATAAAGAAACGTCAAGAGGCGGTTTAGCGGTTAATATTATTGAATGTTAA
- a CDS encoding CoA pyrophosphatase, giving the protein MNKHEFLHKFHLHPLTAAVSSPPLGTGGVIKESAVLVALVEINNALHVVLTKRASHLKHHPGQISFPGGKVEKHDSNIFATALREAQEEIGLAADSVAILGQLPEYRTLTGFTITPVIALLPQSQHYVIDQNEVAQVFHVPLQHFIDQRNHIIITVERKMRQHPIYYMPYNEHNIWGATAAILKDLCENLR; this is encoded by the coding sequence ATGAATAAACATGAGTTTTTACATAAGTTTCATCTGCACCCGCTAACTGCTGCTGTATCTTCACCTCCTTTAGGTACAGGTGGAGTAATAAAAGAATCAGCAGTGTTAGTTGCGCTTGTTGAAATTAATAACGCTCTACACGTTGTACTCACAAAGCGTGCTTCACATTTAAAGCATCATCCAGGTCAAATTAGTTTTCCTGGGGGAAAAGTAGAAAAACATGATTCGAATATTTTTGCTACAGCGTTACGAGAAGCACAAGAAGAAATAGGACTTGCAGCTGATTCCGTTGCTATATTGGGACAGCTACCAGAATATCGAACACTCACAGGTTTCACCATAACACCCGTCATTGCCTTGTTACCACAATCACAGCATTACGTTATTGACCAAAATGAAGTAGCACAAGTATTTCATGTACCTTTACAGCATTTTATCGACCAAAGAAACCATATTATTATTACCGTTGAGAGAAAAATGCGTCAACATCCAATTTATTACATGCCATATAACGAGCACAACATATGGGGAGCAACGGCGGCGATCCTCAAAGACTTATGTGAAAATTTACGTTAA